One Mytilus trossulus isolate FHL-02 chromosome 5, PNRI_Mtr1.1.1.hap1, whole genome shotgun sequence DNA segment encodes these proteins:
- the LOC134718320 gene encoding uncharacterized protein LOC134718320, translated as MPNACVPLELEIAELVAEGKQIMSLAEVKKLNAISEVSVLSPEQLTDFLHFHHSLGKIVYFDTPQLRDNVMINPLLMVEVMRSFITDVAFWPKENKIRKTFQKMSENGMIQKVDLYQIWEQEEFRQILPFKEYIFDMLIHLDIVSEQRRYDTKTGSRLPIENFFVPCMLTQRNDTDFLKQECTPERTLSLAFVFKGTIIPPALPNRLICACLSMWTLKEYQGRKLMFSGFVGLSVDKEHDIVVCVEGNKILLYLIHKRSSGLIVPEIATSVRECLHLTLERISEFYRSTVHKKVRSQLPFHTEYSCLRFICYFPEERLALKTDECVCKHGDDITLNWKVWNQEQKQKQCDLDCTGLSEDALSQIPSNTELLRLSVNCDTRTIHDLAIHLEMEETEWNDMVENYPRNTQMVKFLTLIDLRENNGICFGDLAKGLREIKITTHNLCMMRRRKHVISSIQDDILDSIPTDELLDNISTKIGKMVFQLGIELGLSIADLENIDKCNCDLTAQSKDVLFRWRGDRSIKPTIRVLEKALVNSRKGARCLEEVVKNVDPKTLRAVETVTGAIAINF; from the exons ATGCCTAATGCTTGTGTTCCACTAGAGCTAGAGATCGCTGAACTAGTGGCAGaaggaaaacaaataatgtcATTGGCTGaagttaaaaaattaaatgctaTCAGCGAGGTGTCTGTCCTGTCCCCTGAGCAGTTGACTGATTTCCTACATTTTCATCATTCCCTGGGGAAGATTGTTTATTTCGATACCCCCCAGCTGAGAGATAATGTAATGATCAACCCTCTTCTTATGGTGGAAGTTATGAGATCTTTTATCACAG atGTTGCATTTTGgcccaaagaaaataaaataaggaaaacCTTTCAAAAGATGTCTGAAAATGGAATGATACAAAAAGTAGACCTCTACCAGATTTGGGAACAAGAAGAATTCCGTCAGATTTTACCATTTAAAGAGTACATATTTGATATGCTAATACATCTAGATATCGTATCCGAACAACGGAGATATGATACAAAAACAGGAAGTCGTCTACCAATAGAAAACTTCTTTGTACCCTGTATGCTTACCCAAAGAAATGATACAGATTTCTTGAAACAGGAATGTACACCAGAGAGGACACTAAGTTTGGCCTTTGTTTTCAAAGGAACCATCATACCTCCAGCCTTACCAAACCGTCTAATATGTGCATGTCTGAGTATGTGGACATTAAAAGAATACCAAGGACGGAAACTTATGTTTTCTGGGTTTGTTGGGTTATCAGTTGATAAAGAGCATGATATTGTTGTTTGTGTAGAAGGTAACAAGATCTTACTGTACCTAATCCACAAACGCTCCAGTGGCCTGATAGTACCTGAGATAGCCACTAGTGTCAGAGAATGTTTGCATTTAACATTGGAGAGGATTTCAGAATTTTATCGGTCCACTGTCCACAAAAAAGTCCGCAGTCAACTACCATTTCACACTGAGTATTCCTGCTTAAGATTTATCTGTTACTTTCCAGAAGAAAGATTAGCTTTGAAAACTGATGAGTGTGTTTGTAAACATGGTGACGACATTACACTCAACTGGAAGGTTTGGAACCAGGAACAG AAACAAAAGCAGTGTGATCTGGATTGTACAG gTTTGAGTGAAGATGCATTATCTCAGATTCCAAGTAACACAGAGTTGCTTCGTTTGTCTGTTAATTGTGACACACGCACGATACATGATTTAGCTATTCATCTTGAAATGGAAGAAACAGAATGGAATGATATGGTAGAGAATTACCCAAGAAATACACAAATGGTCAAGTTTTTAACACTTATTGATTTGAGAGAGAACAATGGAATATGTTTTGGAGATTTGGCCAAAGGCTtaagagaaataaaaataacGACACATAACTTATGTATG ATGAGGAGGAGAAAACATGTGATATCTA GTATTCAAGACGATATCTTAGATTCAATTCCTACAGATGAACTATTAGATAACATATCAACAAAGATTGGTAAAATGGTCTTTCAACTAGGAATAGAACTTGGATTGTCCATAGCAGATTTAGAGAACATAGACAAATGTAATTGTGACTTGACCGCCCAGAGTAAAGACGTTTTGTTTAGGTGGAGGGGAGACAGATCAATAAAACCTACAATACGTGTCCTTGAAAAAGCTCTGGTTAATAGTAGAAAAGGTGCACGGTGTTTAGAGGAAGTTGTAAAGAATGTGGATCCGAAAACACTTAGAGCAGTAGAAACTGTTACAG GAGCAATTGCCATCAACTTTTGA